A genomic stretch from Enterobacter oligotrophicus includes:
- the tauB gene encoding taurine ABC transporter ATP-binding subunit, protein MLNITNLSADYGGKPALEDINLTLDSGELLVVLGPSGCGKTTLLNLIAGFVPYQHGTIQLEGKKVAGPGAERGVVFQNEGLLPWRNVQENVAFGLQLAGVSREQRLATAREMLKKVGLEGAEKRFIWQLSGGQRQRVGIARALAANPQLLLLDEPFGALDAFTREQMQTLLLRLWHETGKQVLLITHDIEEAVFMATELVLLSPGPGRVLERLPLEFARRYVAGEQVRSIKSDPLFIEQREYVLSRVFEQREAFS, encoded by the coding sequence ATGCTGAATATTACAAATCTGTCCGCAGATTACGGCGGCAAACCGGCGCTGGAGGATATCAACCTGACGCTGGACAGCGGCGAGCTGCTGGTCGTGCTGGGGCCTTCCGGCTGCGGAAAAACCACGCTGCTCAATCTGATCGCCGGGTTTGTACCTTATCAGCACGGTACCATCCAACTGGAAGGTAAAAAAGTGGCAGGCCCCGGCGCAGAGCGCGGCGTGGTCTTTCAGAACGAAGGGCTGCTGCCGTGGCGTAATGTGCAGGAAAATGTGGCGTTTGGCCTGCAACTGGCCGGTGTGAGCCGTGAACAGCGTCTGGCTACCGCACGGGAAATGCTCAAAAAGGTAGGGCTGGAGGGTGCTGAAAAACGCTTTATCTGGCAACTGTCCGGCGGCCAGCGCCAGCGCGTCGGCATTGCCCGCGCGCTGGCGGCAAACCCGCAACTGTTGCTGCTGGATGAACCGTTCGGTGCACTTGATGCCTTTACCCGCGAGCAGATGCAAACCCTGCTTCTGCGTCTGTGGCATGAAACCGGCAAGCAGGTGCTCTTGATCACCCACGATATCGAAGAAGCGGTGTTTATGGCGACCGAACTGGTGCTGTTATCACCAGGGCCAGGCCGCGTGCTGGAGCGCTTGCCGCTTGAGTTTGCCCGCCGATATGTCGCGGGTGAGCAGGTGCGCAGCATCAAATCCGATCCGCTGTTTATTGAACAGCGTGAATACGTGTTAAGCCGCGTGTTTGAGCAACGGGAGGCCTTCTCATGA
- the tauC gene encoding taurine ABC transporter permease TauC → MSIVFSEKTRRTRFALRWPFSRQITLSLGTLLVLLAVWWVVAAQQWISPLFLPPPGQVLAKLIAIAGPQGFMDATLWQHLGASLARILVALLAAVAIGIPVGIAMGLSPTVRGILDPLIELYRPVPPLAYLPLMVIWFGIGETSKILLIYLAIFAPVAMSALAGVKSAQQVRIRAAQSLGASRTQVLLFVILPGALPEILTGLRIGLGVGWSTLVAAELIAATRGLGFMVQSAGEFLATDVVLAGIAVIAVIAFGLELGLRALQRRLTPWHGEIQ, encoded by the coding sequence ATGAGCATCGTTTTCAGCGAAAAAACGCGCCGCACGCGTTTCGCCTTACGCTGGCCGTTCTCACGGCAGATCACCCTGAGCCTCGGTACGCTGCTGGTGTTACTCGCGGTGTGGTGGGTGGTTGCCGCCCAGCAGTGGATTAGCCCGCTGTTCCTGCCGCCGCCGGGACAGGTACTGGCAAAACTGATCGCCATTGCCGGGCCGCAGGGCTTTATGGATGCCACCCTCTGGCAGCATTTAGGCGCAAGCCTGGCGCGCATTCTGGTGGCGCTGCTGGCGGCGGTGGCTATCGGCATTCCGGTCGGGATCGCCATGGGCTTAAGCCCGACGGTGCGCGGCATCCTCGATCCGCTGATTGAGCTTTACCGCCCGGTGCCGCCACTGGCGTATCTGCCGTTGATGGTTATCTGGTTTGGCATTGGCGAAACGTCCAAAATCTTGCTGATTTATCTGGCGATTTTCGCGCCAGTGGCTATGTCTGCCCTGGCTGGCGTGAAGAGTGCTCAGCAGGTGCGGATACGGGCGGCGCAGTCGCTCGGGGCCAGCCGCACGCAGGTGCTGCTGTTCGTGATTTTACCGGGCGCGCTGCCTGAAATTTTAACCGGACTGCGCATCGGTCTTGGCGTGGGCTGGTCAACGCTGGTGGCGGCGGAGCTTATCGCGGCTACGCGCGGATTAGGGTTTATGGTGCAGTCGGCCGGGGAGTTTCTGGCGACTGACGTAGTGCTGGCAGGGATCGCGGTAATTGCCGTGATCGCCTTTGGATTAGAACTGGGGTTGCGTGCGTTACAGCGCCGTCTGACGCCCTGGCATGGAGAGATACAATGA
- the tauD gene encoding taurine dioxygenase translates to MSERLTITPLGPYIGAQVSGLDVTRPLSDNQFEQLYHAVLRHQVVFLREQAITPQQQRALALRFGDLHIHPVYPHAEGVEEIIVLDTHNDNPPDNDNWHTDVTFIETPPAGAILAAKLLPETGGDTLWASGIAAYEALSAPLRTLLSGLQAEHDFKKSFQEYKYRKTDEEHQRWQEAVAKHPPLLHPVVRTHPVTGKQALFVNEGFTTRIVDVTEKESDALLRFLFAHITKPEFQVRWRWQENDLAIWDNRVTQHYANADYLPQRRIMQRATILGDKPFYRAP, encoded by the coding sequence ATGAGTGAACGTCTGACCATTACCCCGCTGGGGCCGTATATTGGCGCGCAGGTGTCCGGCCTGGATGTCACCCGTCCGCTGAGTGATAACCAGTTTGAGCAGTTGTACCATGCGGTACTGCGTCATCAGGTGGTGTTCCTGCGTGAGCAGGCGATCACCCCACAGCAGCAGCGTGCGCTGGCATTGCGTTTTGGTGATTTGCATATCCATCCTGTCTATCCCCATGCGGAAGGGGTGGAGGAGATTATCGTGCTGGATACCCACAACGATAACCCGCCTGACAACGACAACTGGCACACCGATGTGACCTTTATTGAGACGCCACCCGCCGGGGCGATCCTGGCGGCGAAGCTGCTGCCGGAGACCGGCGGCGATACGCTGTGGGCCAGCGGGATTGCGGCATATGAAGCGTTGTCAGCACCGCTCAGGACCCTGCTGAGTGGGTTGCAGGCAGAGCACGATTTTAAAAAATCGTTCCAGGAGTATAAGTACCGTAAAACCGACGAAGAGCACCAGCGCTGGCAGGAGGCGGTCGCGAAGCATCCGCCGCTGCTGCACCCGGTGGTGCGTACCCATCCGGTGACGGGCAAGCAGGCACTGTTCGTGAACGAAGGGTTCACCACACGCATTGTGGACGTGACGGAAAAAGAGAGCGATGCGCTGTTACGTTTCCTGTTCGCGCATATCACCAAACCGGAGTTTCAGGTGCGCTGGCGCTGGCAGGAGAACGATCTGGCGATCTGGGATAACCGCGTGACGCAACACTATGCGAATGCGGACTATCTGCCGCAGCGACGTATTATGCAGCGGGCGACGATTTTAGGGGATAAACCGTTTTATCGTGCGCCTTGA